The genomic window TTTCTATAATCGAATAAACGGCAGAAAGACCCAGTCCGCGTCCAAGCGTGTTGGTTGTAAAGAAGGGGTCAAATATTTTTTTTATGTTTTCCGGAGGGATCCCGATACCTTCATCGCGGATGATGATCTTAATATAGTTTCCGGAAGACAGTTGTGCGGTTTTAATCTCTTTAGCTTCTTTCCCGTAAAGATTCTCAGAAGCAATCCATACTTGACCGCCGTCGGGCATAGAGTATATAGCGTTCAATGTCAGGTTGGTAAAGACCTGTCCAAACTGGTCTATATCGATCTCCGCTTTCCAGAGATCGGGTTGCAAATTAAAACGACCGCGAATGGGAGAGCCCTGCAAGGCAAAATCAACGCTTTTATGAATAAATTTATTCATATCCGTCTCTTCTTTAAAGGGCGAACCGCCTTTGGAAAAAGTAAGCAGCTGGTTGCTTAACTTTTGAGCGCGAAACGTTGCCTTCTCTGCCTCTTTAAGCATTTCCTCTGTTTCATGCGAGGATTTCGAAGTCATTTTAACGAGAGAAATGTTACCCAGGATTGCCGTGAGAATGTTATTAAAATTGTGAGCAATCCCTCCTGCCAAAACACCCAGCGATTCCAATTTTTGCGCTTTAATTAGTTCTTCCTGCATTTTCTTTTTTTCGCTTATGTCACGAAATATAAACACAAACCCCTTGAGTGTATCGTTTTCTCCGCCGATGGGCGATATCGTAAAATCGATGGGAAGGGTATGCCCGTTTTGTGCAGAAAGTTGTACGTTTTGAAGAAATTGAGGATTTTCCTTTTGATATTTATAAATATCACGAAGATCGCCAAATTTTTTTTTAGTCTTCGCGCAGGAAAACCGGATTATTTCACTAATGTGCTTGTTAAGAACATCTCCCTGATTCACATTTATGAGTTTTTCCGCTACAGGGTTTAAATATTCTATTATTTCGTCCGGCCCGGTTGCGACAAGGCCCTCACCTATGCTGCTTAGGATAATAGAAAGCCATTTTTTATTATTTTTCAGTTCAAGTTCCAGCTTGTGCCGCTGGAGCGACATTTCAATCGTGATCTGCAGCTCTCTTTCTTTGAATGGTTTTAAAATATATCCGTAAGGTGTTTTTTCTGCGGCACGTTGTAATGTTTTAGTATCCGAATGCGCCGTAAGGAAGATAATGGGAATATCATATTTTTCATTAATCAATCCGGCAGTTTCAATACCGTCTTTATTTCCTTTAATAATGATATCCATAAGTATCAGATCAGGATGAATTTCTTTGGTTTTTTGAATTGCCAGGTCGCCGGAATTGACCGCCACCGGTACCGAATAGCCCATTTTCAACAGCCTGTCTCTGATCTCCAGTGCGACAATGCTTTCATCTTCAACGATTAAAATTTTAGTTTTAGCATCCATATTTGCTCCATTTTTTCTTAAGAAAATAAAATTTCAAATTTGGTTCCGTTTTCTTTTTTCAAGTTTATTTCCCCATCCAATTGGTCGACAAGCGAATTTACCAACTGCAGACCTAAGGATGTGGTCTCGCGGAAGTCGATATTTTCCGGGAAACCTTTGCCATTATCACTAACAATCAGCTGTATCTGTTTTGCATTCGTCTGCTTTAAGGATACATGAATTTGCATAAATCCGGTTTCTGAGGAATTGTCTTCGGGCGATACAGCGTCGTTGGGGAAAGCGTATTTCATGATGTTTGAAACCAGTTCGTTTATAATCAGTCCACAAGGGATGGCCTTATCTATGCTTAAGGGAACCGAATCAATATCTAATTGTAAATTAGCGGTACGACCTTCCTGCTTATAGGAGCTTACTATTTCGGTGGTTAAAGTATAAATATATTCTTTTATCGAAATATTTGCAAGATCATCGGAACGGTACAGGTTTTCATGGATCAGAGCCATGGAAGTAATCCGGTTGCGGCTGTCTGTGAACAGTGAGGCTGTTTTTTCATCTTCAATATTCCTTGATTGTAAATAAAGCAGGCTGGAGATGATTTGCAGGTTGTTTTTTACGCGGTGATGGATTTCCTTTAGCAGAACTTCTTTTTCCCGCAGGGAAGTTGACAAGGCTTCCTCCGATTTTTTTTGGTCTGAAATATCCTGCACTGTTCCGACCATTCGTATTTTGTTATTTGATTCTTTCGGCTCGCTTTTGCCGATCCAGTGCACCCAGCGTATTTCTCCGTCGTCGCGTATAATCTGAAATTGAACGTCAGGCTGTTTTTTTCCTTCTAAGAACATGTCAACCTCGGCAGTAACTAAAGAAACATAATCAGGGTGTACATGTTTAATAAATTCTTCCATAGGTACTAATTCGCTCTTCGAGGTTATTCCATAAATTTTTGCAACCTCTTTGCTTAAAATGGCGGTGCGAGTATTTAAATCGAGTTCCCAATTTCCGATGTGAGAAATAGCCTGGGCTTCATGAAGATCGGCTAAAAGCTTTTTTTGTAATATATGGAGTTTGTCCCGCTCCTCCAGCACGTGTCGCAACGAACGTATTTTGTTTTTCAGCATGTCAACTACATCGCCGCTGAAATTAGCCATTAAAAAAAATGCAGTAATATTAAAGATGACCAACACGGTTTGCTCAAAAATATCGAGTTCCCACTGAAAAGTGCGGATCACCGGTATCCAGTTAAAATATTGGCCGAACACAATAAAACTATAGCCTGCTGAACTGACGAAAGCCAGCCAGTAAGCCATTCCTTTATAAAAAATGAAACCGATTAAAGCGATGCCAAAGGCAAAAATCACAATAGAAACCGGAAAATCTATTCCGCCGAAAAGATAGGTAAAAGCAGTGATCAGCAACATATCCAGGGTGGCCTGAACGGTACCGAACAATTCAATATTCTTAAAACGTTTGATTAGAAAAGAATAGGGGGTGTTTATAAAGGCTTCGATGAATTCGACAATCAGCGTCCAGATAAGCAATCGTTTCTGAAAAAAAAAGATTATTTTTTCTTCAGGTTCATAAAAATAGAAATACAAGTATAAACCCGCGGTTAAAAGGAAAAGACCTGCTGCCACCAGGTTGCGAATTTTATTCATCCACTTCAGGCGCTGGATGAGCTCTTCCCGATCATCGTATATGGGGCTTATATATTGTGCTTCAATTTCAGTTCCCCGTTTATTTTTCTGCACTTTTAAATCCTATCCCCGTATTCGATTTTGACATAATTGGCGTTGTCCAAAGGTGGAAAGACAGGTCCTGCATTTATAATAAGAATTATTGTTTTAGCTTTTTACGAAACCATCAGAGCTATAATCCGGCCTTTTAGAAATATATGCATGTTTTATGCCAGGAAGTTTGTTATAAATAAATAGCTATAATTTCATTTGGTTATATAACAGTGCCCAACGGTTTTTTATTTATTCTGTCAAAAATATGGCATAACCCCTAATCCGGACAAGCCGGAAAAGTTGAGCGTTTCACTTGAAGAGTGCTAAGATTTAGGCTTAAAGCCCCGCACAGCGGGACACTCCTTAAGGTCTTTTCTGCCATTGATGGCAGGATCTGATTTCTCCGATTATTTTTTTTGCCGCTAAAATCATAAAATATACACTTAAGGTACCAATACATGGAGATTTTAATAAGGGAAAACTGATAATCTCTAAATGCAGATGAAATTCCATCTTAAAATTAAAAACCACAAAAAAATATATGAAAAACTTTTCATACTTATCTGGTATTCGTTTCACAATAATTAAAACAGACATTGCTTGCTGATTGTTAACTGTCTGATATTACGTCAATCGTACGAATAGGTTTTTTTGGCCCGATTATTGCTACAATTTTGACTTATATACAGTAATCGATACCAGATAGCCTTGGGAGGTAAACATGGGGAAAAACCTTATGGAAAATACAGGTATTCAATTATTGTTAGACAAGTATAAGAGAAAATTCCGAATCTCAGAAAATCTAAAGTATTACTCTAAAAAAGATTATCCGATTGCTGAAAAAAAATTTATAAAATATGCATTACAAAAAGGTAAAGTATAAACGGAGGGTAATTTAAATGTTGATAAAGACGGACACGTCTGAACTCGAAATATCAAAAGAAACCAATGTCTATTTAGGATCTCTGGAAGTCGGCCAGATTTTTAAAAACTGGACTGAGCTTGATGAAAACGCAAAGGCCCAGTTAGAAAAAATACAGGGGCAGGCTGAGAACCTGATCAGACGATCAGAGGAAATTTTAACCACATAAATTTTAACATCCAAACAATTTACTTTCGGTATGTGTTATAAATGTAGCTAACACATACTGATACTGATGCAGGATTGGAAGACTCCACGCTCAACCTGGGTGATGGCTCGACCGAACACTGCACCGCCTTGAAAATAATTCAAGGTCAAATGGGCAGGACTGGAAATGGTTCTGCCCTTTTTTTTCCCCAGGTGGGTCACCACTTTAATTACAGACTTGCATTGATAGGCGCAATATTATATATAATAATATATTTTCTTTTAAAGATTTAAATTTCCTGCAGATTACTTCTCATTTAATGAAACCTTTGCAAAGCACCGCTTTACAGAGATCCCTAAGCTTTTCAAGCGTAATGGCCATGGAGGTAATCGATGATCAAAATACTGCTGAAGCATAAAAATAAATTACTAAACACTTTTTCATTCGAAAAGGATGAAATTACCATTGGCCGGCTTAAAAACAGAGATATCCACCTTAATAATCCTGCCGTTTCCAAACAACATGCACGAATTATTGAGAAAGAGGGCAGCTATTTAATTGAAGACCTGAAAAGCACCAACGGTATATATCTCAACACAGTCAGGGTTATCAGCAGGTATCTAAAGGATGGTGATGTAATAACTATTGGGAAATATACCCTGGTGGTCAGCATTAAAACAGAAAATGACAATAATTCCACCCACAATTCAAAGGGACGGATTATGATGCTTAATGTTGAAAGGCTGAGGTAGTTGAGGCAATCAATTTTCAGGCTTTTAAGGACCAACGAGCACGGAATTATGGCCGTGCTGGCTGTTTTTGTGGGTCTG from Thermodesulfobacteriota bacterium includes these protein-coding regions:
- a CDS encoding histidine kinase dimerization/phosphoacceptor domain -containing protein — protein: MQKNKRGTEIEAQYISPIYDDREELIQRLKWMNKIRNLVAAGLFLLTAGLYLYFYFYEPEEKIIFFFQKRLLIWTLIVEFIEAFINTPYSFLIKRFKNIELFGTVQATLDMLLITAFTYLFGGIDFPVSIVIFAFGIALIGFIFYKGMAYWLAFVSSAGYSFIVFGQYFNWIPVIRTFQWELDIFEQTVLVIFNITAFFLMANFSGDVVDMLKNKIRSLRHVLEERDKLHILQKKLLADLHEAQAISHIGNWELDLNTRTAILSKEVAKIYGITSKSELVPMEEFIKHVHPDYVSLVTAEVDMFLEGKKQPDVQFQIIRDDGEIRWVHWIGKSEPKESNNKIRMVGTVQDISDQKKSEEALSTSLREKEVLLKEIHHRVKNNLQIISSLLYLQSRNIEDEKTASLFTDSRNRITSMALIHENLYRSDDLANISIKEYIYTLTTEIVSSYKQEGRTANLQLDIDSVPLSIDKAIPCGLIINELVSNIMKYAFPNDAVSPEDNSSETGFMQIHVSLKQTNAKQIQLIVSDNGKGFPENIDFRETTSLGLQLVNSLVDQLDGEINLKKENGTKFEILFS
- a CDS encoding FHA domain-containing protein, producing the protein MIKILLKHKNKLLNTFSFEKDEITIGRLKNRDIHLNNPAVSKQHARIIEKEGSYLIEDLKSTNGIYLNTVRVISRYLKDGDVITIGKYTLVVSIKTENDNNSTHNSKGRIMMLNVERLR
- a CDS encoding response regulator: MDAKTKILIVEDESIVALEIRDRLLKMGYSVPVAVNSGDLAIQKTKEIHPDLILMDIIIKGNKDGIETAGLINEKYDIPIIFLTAHSDTKTLQRAAEKTPYGYILKPFKERELQITIEMSLQRHKLELELKNNKKWLSIILSSIGEGLVATGPDEIIEYLNPVAEKLINVNQGDVLNKHISEIIRFSCAKTKKKFGDLRDIYKYQKENPQFLQNVQLSAQNGHTLPIDFTISPIGGENDTLKGFVFIFRDISEKKKMQEELIKAQKLESLGVLAGGIAHNFNNILTAILGNISLVKMTSKSSHETEEMLKEAEKATFRAQKLSNQLLTFSKGGSPFKEETDMNKFIHKSVDFALQGSPIRGRFNLQPDLWKAEIDIDQFGQVFTNLTLNAIYSMPDGGQVWIASENLYGKEAKEIKTAQLSSGNYIKIIIRDEGIGIPPENIKKIFDPFFTTNTLGRGLGLSAVYSIIEKHGGCITVDSRVDEGSVFTVYLPATVESVVTNTTRNFDVQLSGCALVVDDEEAVRNITGEFLKRCGMEVCFAEEGKEAIGLFKQNYEKGKPFDVVVLDLTIPGSMGGKEILSALLKIDVNVKAVVSSGYSNDPVLTDYSKYGFKGKAVKPFSFKSFISIIKNVLDEK